Proteins encoded in a region of the Nicotiana tomentosiformis chromosome 9, ASM39032v3, whole genome shotgun sequence genome:
- the LOC138898541 gene encoding uncharacterized protein encodes MKTFIKVEAMDFQVYDLRVGTKRRDQICMLVQELNARFNEVTMMLVGVACLNLVDSFFSFDINKILRMAELYPDNFDEDIIVMLKNQLETYIVDVRDVDERLSNLQRLVNLSEILVKTKKHLNYPFVFRLVKFALLLPFATAAIERTFSAMEFIKSELRKQMNDEFMSDCSVPYIERKIFNVISDETIMNTFQEIKTRRG; translated from the exons ATGAAGACATTCATCAAGGTGGAGGCGATGGATTTTCAAGTTTACGATTTAAGAGTTGGCACAAAAAGAAGAGATCAGATATGCATGTTG GTTCAAGAACTCAATGCTCGTTTTAATGAGGTGACAATGATGCTTGTTGGAGTAGCTTGCTTAAATCTAGTTGactcattttttagttttgaCATAAATAAGATATTGAGGATGGCTGAATTGTATCCTGACAATTTTGATGAGGATATAATTGTTATGCTCAAGAATCAACTTGAAACTTATATTGTTGATGTCCGTGATGTTGATGAAAGGTTATCAAATCTACAACGACTTGTTAATCTTTCGGAAATATTAGTTAAGACAAAGAAGCATTTGAATTATCCATTTGTATTTCGCCTTGTGAAATTTGCTTTGCTTCTACCATTTGCCACTGCTGCAATTGAAAGAACTTTTTCGGCGATGGAGTTTATCAAGAGTGAATTGCGAAAGCAAATGAATGACGAATTCATGAGCGATTGTTCGGTACCTTAcatagaaagaaaaatatttaacgTCATTTCTGATGAGACTATTATGAATACATTTCAGGAAATAAAAACTCGTAGAGGATAG